ACTTCCACGGGCTCCGGTCGCCAGCTCGGAAAATCCAGCGCGATCCAGTCGCCCGCGCGTCGCACACGCAGCGGACCGCTCTTCGAATGAAACACCAGCGTCTCGCTCGTATCGCCGAGCTTGTTGAACACCACCCAGGCCGAGGCCAGGGTCGCGTGTCCGCAGAGGTTGATCTCCGCCGCCGGGGTGAACCAGCGGATGTGGTACTCCCCCGCCGCTCCGGCCGGACGGAGGTAAGCGGTCTCGCTCAGGTTGTTCTCCGCCGCGATGCTTTGCATGAGCGCTTCCGGCAGCTCCCCGCGCAGCGGCATCACCGCGGCCGGATTGCCGCCGAAGAGCCGGTCGGTGAAGGCGTCGACCTGGTAGAGTTTGAGTTCCATGCTTATTGAAAGATGCGCGACTGGATGAACATCCTCCGCTCAGCAGTGCTGCAGGGGGATCTTGCCCACGCGTTGCGCGTGACGGCCACCTTCGAAGGCCGTGGCCAGGAAGGTGCGCACGAACTGCTGCGCTTCGTCGATCGTGATGAAGCGGGCGGGCAGACACAAGATGTTCGCGTCGTTGTGTTGTCGCGCGAGCGCGGCGACATCGTTGCGCCAGGCGATGGCGGCGCGGATGCCCTGGTGTTTGTTCGCCGTGATGGCGACGCCGTTGGCGCTGCCGCAGATCAGGATGCCCTGCCGGCAGGCGCCCGACTCCACCGCCTCGGCGACGGGGTGCACGAAGTCGGGATAGTCGACCGAATCGAGCGAATGCGTGCCTTTGTCGTGTACGGTATAGCCTTCGTCCTGCAACGCGCGCTTGATCAGCTCTTTGTATTCGAATCCGGCATGGTCGCAACCGATGGCAAGCGGCGGAAGGTTCATGGTATGCACACGTAAGGGGTTGAATTCAAAGATACTGAAATTGATATCAACATCGGTCGGACGCGTGTGTGTTGCGGGGCTGGTTTTCAGTCGGTTCGAAAACGGGGTTATCAACCGGTGAACGGTGTACAAGGGTGGCGGGCTGTTTCAAACCCGTTGCAAGAAAAGCTTGCATTACCGGAGCCGGTATTGCTTAGGTGATGGGGGATCGTTTGTCAAGGGAAATGTGTGAGAACTTGCTGCGGACTTACGAACGCGAAACGGGGGCTTATCAACTTTCAACAGGGGGATACTTATCATCGGCGGGGGCTTCTACCGGCTTGTGGATAACAGAGGCAGTGAGCGGAGTATCAGGTACTACCATTCCCGGGGGATGTTGATGGTGGATGGGTCTTTTGTGGATAACGCGGATGTCAAGAGATAGCGTGAAAATCTGTGAACCGTTTCAACAGGCTAATAGTAACAGTAGATTCTTTCTTTAAAAAAGAGAAAAGCTATTATATTATGTGGGGGTTGGTTTAGCGAATAGCCAATAGCGAACAGCGAATAGTATTTGGTGAACATTGGCCGGATACGATATGCACGGAAGAATTGGGTACCCCCAGTCAAATCCAAGCCAAAACAATCAAGATTGACCACGAACTCACTAATCGCTATTCGCTGTTCGCTATTCGCTCGGTGGTTTTGTTTCCGGCGGTACAATCCTATTCGGCAAAGCCTGATTGAAAAACCATTTGAATGATCATTTTGTTGAATGGAGCATTGAAAAAGCAAATAGCGATTAGCGAATAGCCAATAGCGAACAGCGAACAGCGAATAGTATTTGGTGAACATTGGCCGGATACGGTAATTTCTGAAGAATTGAGTTCAGCTTGTTTACTCAAAACCAAAACAAGCAAGATTCGCCCAGAACCCACTATTCGCTATTCGCTATTGGCTATTCGCTAATCGCTAAACCCGCTATTCACTAATTCCCGATCTTTGTACAAGGGGCTTCCGCCCCCACCCATCATGACCGACACACTGCTTACCGCCGAGGAGATCCGTTCCGTTGACCGGAAGGGCTGGCTGGACCGGAAGGTGGATCCGACTTTGGATCTGTTCGCGGAGATCGCCCGGCTGAAGAAGGAGAAGAACGCCGTCCTCCTCGCCCACTATTACCAGGATGCCGACATCCAGGACGTGGCCGATTACATCGGCGACAGCCTGGGCCTCGCCCAGCAGGCGGAGAAGACTACGGCTTCGATGATCCTGTTTGCCGGGGTGCACTTCATGGCGGAAACGGCCAAGATCCTGAACCCCGACAAGAAAGTCGTGCTGCCCGACCTCCGCGCGGGTTGTTCGCTGGCGGATTCGTGTCCGCCGGATGCGTTCGCGAAGTTCAAGGCAGAACATCCCGGCCACGTGGTGATCAGCTACATCAACTGCACCGCTGAGATCAAGGCGATGAGCGACATCATCTGCACCAGCTCGAACGCGATCGCCATCGTGAACAGCGTGCCGAAGGATACGCCGATCATCTTCGCGCCCGACAAGAACCTCGGCCGGTACATCATGGAAAAAACCGGCCGGCCGATGGTGCTGTGGAACGGCAGTTGCATGGTGCACGAGATTTTCTCGCTCGAAAAGATCGTACGCCTCAAAGCCGCCCACCCGAACGCGAAGTTCATCGCCCATCCGGAATGCGAAGAGGCGGTGCTGAAGATCGCCGACTACATCGGCAGCACGACCGGACTGCTCAAATACACAGTGAACAGCCCCGACCAGGAGTTCATCGTCGCCACGGAGACGGGGATCCTGCACCAGATGATGAAGGCCTCGCCGAAAAAGACCTTCATCCCGGCCCCGCCAAACAACGCCTGTGCCTGCAACGACTGCCCGCACATGAAACTGAACACGCTGGAGAAAGTCTATCTTTGTTTGAAGTACGAAGTCCCCGAGCTCACCATGGACGAAGACCTGCGCAAAAAAGCCCTGCTCCCCATCCAACGCATGCTCGAAATCTCCCGCCAACAAGGACTGTAATTTAATTTCATCACACCCACAAAGCCCGAAGTGGTAATGAATATCACCCCTCTGTGCCCCTCTGTGAACCCTCTGTGTTCCTCTGTGTTCCTTTTATTTTAACGACCCCAAGTGTTCAAGCGCACACTGCTCCTGTTACTGCTCCCGCTCCTCTCCCTCGCGCAACTGCCGAAGGACGGTCTGGTCAAGTACTACTACCCCAACGGGAACGTAAGCAGCGAAGGCACCCTCCGCAACGGCAAACCCGACGGCTACTGGAAAAGCTACTCCGAAAGTGGCCGCATCAAATCGGAAGGCAACCGGGTCGACTTCAAACTCGACAGCCTCTGGCGCTTCTACAACGACAGCGGCATCGTCACCGCCGAATACAACTACAAAGAAGGACTCAAGAACGGCTTGCAACGCACCTACTGGGACAACGGCAAGCTGCAAAGCGAGTACACCGATTCGATGAGCGTGAAAAACGGCTTGTTGAAGTCGTACAACGAAGACGGCAAGCTCATCAAAGTAGTTCCCTACACCAGCGGCGTGGAAAACGGACTGGCGCGCGAATACCGCGCCGACGGCACCCTGATCACGGTGACCTACTACCGCAACGGCTACTTTCAAAAAGAAGAACGCATCAACCGGGTCGACAAGAACGGGATGAAGCAGGGCTTGTACAAAGATTTTTACGACACCGACCAGTTGCTGCGTGAAGGCACCTACAAGGACGACAAGAAAGACGGCTTCTTCAAAGAGTACAGCCTTGACGGACGTGTCGTCAGGAAAGAAGAATACCGCATGGGCGAACTGGTGGTGAAGGAAGAAGAAGAGAAGGACAAGTTCGAAGTCAAGCGCGGCTATTACGAGACCGGGGCGGTCAAGATCGTCGGCACCTACAAGAAAGGCGTTCCAGAAGGCGTCTTTCGCAAGTACGACGAACAGGGCAACATCGACTCGGCGAAAGTCTATTCCGGCGGACGCTTATTGCGCCAGGGCAAGATGGACAATCAGGGTCGCGAGCAGGGCGAGTGGAAAGAATTTTACGAAAGCGGAAAGCTGCGCGCGATCGGCAACTACGTCGACGGCAAGCGTGAAGGTCCGTGGAAGTTCAGCTTCGAGAACGATACGCTCGAGCAGACCGGCACCTTTGTGAAAGGCAAGCCGAACGGTCCCTGGAAGTGGTACTACCCGAACGGACAACTGCGCCGGGAGGAGACCTATGCCAACGGCAAGGAGAACGGGTACATGACCGAGTATTCCGACAGCGGCACCGTGATCGCCGAAGGCAACTACGTGAACGGCCTGCAGGATGGTGAATGGAAATACCGCAACGGCGAATACCTGGCCGAAGGAAAGTTCACCGAAGGAAAAGAAGACGGTCGCTGGAAGCAGACCTATCCCAACGGCAAGCTCGCTTTTGAAGGCGAATACCTCGACGGCCAGGAAACGGGCGTACACAAGTACTACTGGCCCAACGGCAAAGAGCGCGAAGAGCGCACCTATCGCCTCGGATTACTCGACGGCGTCTGGAAAGTTTTCGACGAAGGCGGCGCACCGATCGTGACGATGACTTTCCGCAACGGCGAAGAGATCAAGACCGAGCAGGAAGAGTTGCCGCGGGGCGAGCCGGGCGATTGATTCATCCCTCCACTGCATTTTTACGGAAATCCTTTTCTTCGCGTCGTGGCGAACAAAGACCGTTACCTCTACATCCGCCGCTCGCGCATTCCGGGAGCTGGCAAAGGACTCTTCACCAAAGTCGATATCGAAAAAGGCGAACGCGTAACCGAGTACAAAGGAAAGTTACAGCGCTGGTCGGAAGTAAAAGACGAAGACGGTTACAACGCCTACATCTTCAAGATCAACAACCGCTGGGCGGTAAACGCCCTGCCGGCCGTCAAGACCCTGGGCCGCTACGCCAACGACGCCCGCGGCCTCAGCCGCGTCGAAGGTCTCCGCAACAACAGCGAGTACGATACCGAAGGCAAAAAAGTCTACATCGTCGCCACCCGCAAGATCCGCAAGGGCGAGGAGGTGCTGGTGGATTATGGAGCGGCGTTTTGGAGGCTCATTCGGAAGATCCGAGGGAGTTGATGGTTTCGGGTTTCCGGTTTCGAGTTTCCGGTTGGTTATTGGTTGTAGGTTGGGTCCGGTTTCGGGTTTCGGGTTTCCAGTTTCCTGTTCTTTATTGGTTGTTATCCATATTCTAATCGGAAACGCTTTATCACGATCTCATGTAAGGATAGACTAGCGGACTAAATACTTAAGTGTTCACTCAAACTCAATTAACACAACAGGAAACCGGAAACTGGAAACCCGAAACACGAAACCGCTTTTGCGAACTTTTTCCTACTTTCCCCATTCAAATCAAAACAACCGTATGAGTCTGTTCATCAAGAAACCCCTGGACCACGTCCTGGCGCAGGCGGCTGACAATGAGAAGGGCCTGAAGCGTACGCTGGGCGCGGCCAATCTGGTTGCGTTGGGCATCGGCGCGATCATCGGCGCCGGCCTGTTCGTGCGCACTGCCGCGGCTGCCGGTCAGGCCGCCGGACCGGGCGTTACCTTGTCGTTCGTTGTGGCCGCGATCGGCTGCGCATTCGCCGGATTGTGTTACGCCGAGTTCGCCTCGATGATCCCGATCGCCGGCAGCGCGTATGCCTATTCGTATGTGACCATGGGCGAAGTCGTGGCCTGGACCATCGGCTGGGCGCTCATCATGGAATACGCCCTCGGCGCCGCCACCGTCTCCATCGCCTGGAGCGAATACCTGAACAAGCTCTTAGACGGCGCGATACCGTACGAACTCTGTCATTCACCTTTTGAAAGCTTCACCGACGCTTCCGGCGTCCTGCACCAGGGATTGCTGAACGCGCCGGCGCTGATCATCCTGCTGGTATTAACGCTGCTGCTTATTCGCGGCACGCAGGAATCGGCGCTGGTGAACACCATCATCGTGTTCATCAAGGTGGCGATCGTGCTGGCATTCATCGCCATCGGCTGGAAGTTCATCAACCCGGCTAATTACGCACCCTACCTGATTCCGGAGGGCACACCACCGGTCACCGATGCGGCGGGTAAAGTCATTGCCGACTATTCCGGCTGGAACAAGCACGGATGGGGCGGCGTACTCGGCGGCGCGGCGATCGTCTTCTTTGCTTTCATCGGCTTCGACGCGGTGAGTACCGCCGCGCAGGAGGCCAAGAACCCCAAGCGCGACATGCCGATCGGCATCCTGGGTTCGCTCGTCGTTTGTACCATTCTGTACATCCTCTTCGGACACGTGCTCACCGGCGTAGCCAACTGGCAGGACTTTGTCGATCCCGAAAAGGGGCGCGAAGCATCCGTCGCCTATGCGATCTCCGCCTACATGCCGGGTTATCACTGGCTGGCAACGGCGGTGACGGTCGCCATCCTCGCCGGCTTCTCTTCGGTTATTCTTGTGATGCTCATGGGACAGAGCCGCGTGTTCTTCACGATGAGCAACGACGGCCTCATTCCGTCGGTCTTCGGCGAAGTACATCCGCGCTACAAGACGCCCTACAAAGCCAACGCGATCCTGTTCTTCTTCGTGGGCGCCTTCGCGGCCTTCGTACCGGGACACGTCGCCGGCGACCTGACCAGTTTCGGCACCCTCTTCGCGTTCGTGTTGGTGAGTCTCGGCGTCTGGATCCTCCGCGTGAAGGCGCCGAACATCGAACGCCCGTTCCGCACGCCGGTTGCTCCGGTCGTGTCCCTGCTCGGCGCGCTGATCTGTACGGCCATGATCATCGGCCTCGACTCGCAAACGTTGAAAGTAGCCTTCGGCTGGATGGCGGTCGGCTTGGTCATCTACTTCCTCTACAGCCGCAAGCGCAGCAAGCTGCGGCAGTTCGGCGATGTCATGCCCAAGGCATCCGACTTCGAGCAGAAGGGTTGATCGATCTTATTCTCCTGACAACAGGCCCGTTCGGAAGAGCGGGCCTGTTCTTTTTGTGTTGGGATAACATTTTTCGTTCGCAGTAGTATAAACGGGCGGAAAGCTATGCCTGCGCCCTTTCGTTTGTTGACCATTTTTCTGGAGAGCCCGTCGTTCGTGCGCGACATCTGGCTGTTGCTGATCAGCCTGTTGCTGTTCGGCGCGACGCTGTACATCTATGTGCGCCTCCGCAGCAACACCTTTCGTCGTATCCGGCATTTGCTCGAAGAGCGTGTCGAAGTGAAGACCCGGCAGCTTGTCGAGAAGAACCTGGAACTGGAACAGCTTTCGCTCGTGGCGAGCCGTACCGACAACAGCGTGCTCATCGCCGCGCCCGACACCCGCATTGAATGGGTGAACGACGCCTTCCTCCGACTCTACGCGATGCCCAAAGACAAAGTGCTGGGCATGCGCCTGCACGAGATCGCCATTTACCGCGACATCGACCAGCAGGTGGAGCAAACGCTGAAGCAGGAACACTCGAGCATTTTCGAATCCAACGTCACCACCCACCATCCGCGGAACATCTGGATCAGCAGTACGCTGACGCCGGTGTACGACGAAGAAGCGCGGCTGAAAAAACTGGTGATGGTAGACACCGACATCACCTCGACGAAGCAACTGCAGCAGCAGATCGAAGCCTCGCTGAAGGAGAAGGACGTGTTGTTGAAAGAGATCCACCACCGCGTCAAGAACAACCTGCAGATCATCATCAGCCTGTTGAACCTGCAGTCGGGTTACATCAAGGACGAATCGACGCTTAAGGCCGTGCAGGACGGACAGAACCGCGTACGTTCGATGGCGCTGGTGCACGAGAAATTCTACCAGGCCGACGAGCTCACGGAGATCGCCTTTGGCGAGTACATGGAAAAACTTTGTCAGTACCTGTACCAGTCGTACGGCGACAAGACCGACCGTGTCCGTGTGCTGATCGACGCCGGCGACGTAGCGCTCGACATGGACACGGCGATGCCTTGTGGATTGCTGGTGAACGAGATCGTCTCGAACAGTTATAAGTACGGCTTCCCCGGACAGCGCAGCGGCGAGATCCGCATCCGGATGTTTCGGGAAGACAAGACCGTAACGCTGGATATCACCGACAACGGCATCGGCCTGCCGGAGGGGTTTTCGGTGGAATCCTCGGAATCGCTGGGCATGCAGCTCATCCAGGCGCTGACCAGTCAGCTCGACGGCGAGCTGAGTATCGGGCGGGAGAACGGAACGCGGTTTACGGTTAAGTTCCCGTATCCAAAGGGCTGATTATTTGATTTTTACGCATTTTAAGGTAACCTAATCGGGCGGCGTCCGGTACAAGGTTATGATATACTTTGACCTATGTCTGCTTTGAAAATAATGATCGTTGAGGACGAGATCATCGTCGCGAAAGACATCCAGCGCATTTTGAAAAAGCTGGGTTACGAAGCGTTCGATCCGTTCGCCAACGGTAAGAAGGCGCTCGACGCGGTGGAGAAGTTGAATCCGGACCTCATCCTGCTCGACATCAACCTGAAGAGCAGCGAGCTGGACGGCATCCAGGTGGGCGAGCAGATCCACCAGCACTATCAGATCCCGTTCATCTACCTCACGGCCTTCTCCGATAAGAACACCCTCGACCGCGCCAAGCTGACGGAGCCGTACGGCTACATCATCAAGCCGTTCGAAGAAGACGATATCCGCACCGCGATCGAGATCGCGTATTACAAATACACCAAGGACCTCGAGCTCCAGAACAAAGGCAACCGTTTCGCCGCCGCGCTGGACACGCTCGACGTAGCTGTGATCATCACCGACGCCAACGAGAAAGTCATCTTCATGAACAAGATGGCGGAAACGCTGACCGGCTGTCTGAAGCAGGAGGCGCTGGGCAAAGACATCAGCGTCGCGATGAAGAACTCCGGTTCGGAGACCAAATCCGTTTTCAAGACCCTGGCCCATACGGTGGTCGGCGAGTCGCAGAAGCAGGACGGCGATTCGGCCGTGACCATCAGCAACGGCGCGGCGGAGAACAAAGTCGCCGTGAACACCTTCCCGATCCTGACGGTCAACAACAAGATCAACGGCTGCGCGTTTGTGATCAGCGGCGGCGGCTCGCCTCGACGCGAAGCCGGCACGGAGACCACGACCGACAAGAACCTGTTCAACTTCCTGGAGAACATTTATGCGAACAACAGCTTCTTCGTCAAGAAGGACTCGCGTTTCGTGCGCGTGAACTTCCAGGACATCCTCTGGATCGAAGCGTTGGACAACTACGTCATCATCAAGACCTCGAGCAAGGAGCAGTTCATCCTGCACAGCTCGATGAAAGACATCGAAGCCAAGCTGCCGCCGCTCAACTTCGCGCGCGTGCACCGTTCCTACATTGTGCAGCTCGAGAAGATCGGCGCGCTGGAAGAGAACGCCTGCATCATCGACGGCAACCGGATTCCCATCGGCAAGTCCTACAAGGAGAACCTGATGAGCCGACTCAACCTGTTCTGATTGCAACAGCAACCCATCGAAGCCGCCCCCGGAAACCCCGCGGGGCGGCTTTGCTTTCATGCACCCTTCATTCATCCGGTGATCGCCGGAAGGGCGGAAGCCTTACCTTCGCCCCGTGAAACAGCCGATCATTGTCGTCGACCAACTGGTGAAGCACTATCCCGGCGTACAGGCGGTGAACGGGATCAGCTTCGAGGTGCACGAAGGCGAGATCTTCGGGCTCCTCGGACCCAACGGCGCGGGCAAGACGACCACACTGGAGATCATCGAAACGCTGCGCGAAAAAACCGCGGGCAGTGTACGCGTCTGCGGCTACGACGTTGACCGCGACGTGAACGAGATCAAGCAGCGCATCGGCGTGCAGTTGCAGGCCGCGGGCTATTATCCAAGCCTTACCCTGATCGAACTCCTCCGCTTGTTCTCCGGCCTGTACAACGTCACCATCGATCCGATGGAGATGCTCCGACGGGTCGGGCTGGAAGACAAAGGCAAGGCGAAATACAAAGAACTTTCCGGGGGACAGAAACAGCGGTTCAGCATTTGTACCACGCTGATCAACCGGCCGCAGGTGGTATTCCTGGACGAACCAACGACCGGACTCGATCCGCAGGCGCGCCGCAACCTGTGGGAGCTCATCCGCGAGATCCGGCAGCAGGGTACCACCGTGGTGATCACCACGCATTACATGGACGAGGCCGAGAATCTTTGCGACCGGGTAGCCATTGTGGAGAAAGGCCGCATCATCGCGCTCGATACCCCGGACCGGCTGATCGATCAATTGGTGGCGAGTGGCTTCGAGCGTCCGCGCGAAGTGAAGAAAGCCAATCTGGAAGACGTATTCCTGTCGCTCACCGGACACAGCTGGAGGGACCAATAAGATGAACGCCCCACAACAACCCCGGTACAATCAACTGAAGGCGATGCTGGCCATCAGCAAGGCCAGCCTGCGTTCGATCTCGCGCAGTCCTTCTGCGGTGATCTTCAGCATCGGATTTCCGCTGGTGTTCATCGTCGTGTTCGGATTCATCCGCGGCAACTCCATCCGGCTCGATGTTGGCGTAGCGCTCACCTGCGATACCACCAACGTGATCTACCGCACGGTGGCGCAGTTGCCGAACATCCGGCTCAAGAGCGGCCTGCCGCAGGAACAATTGGACGATCAATTGATCAAAGGACGCATTGACGCGGTATTGAATATTCACCCAAGCGATACGGTGCGTGTGGTGGAGGTCATCACTTCGCTCGCGTCGCGGGAGAAAGGCATGTTCGTCAAGTCGGTGCTCACCAACCTCATCGACAAAGGCAACCTGGCGCACTTCCGTTCGGCGGGTTCGGTTTTCGATTCGTTGATTGTCGCCAGAAACGGAGAACATGAACCACTGGCCGAGTTGCGGGAGTCGGAAGTGAACGGTCGGGAGTATAAGATGATCGACTTCGTGCTACCGGGTCAGTTAGGATTTTCCATTCTCAGCGCCGGCGTGTTCGGAACCGCCTTCGTGTTCTTCTCGCTGCGTCAGACGCTGGTGTTGAAACGCTTTTTCGCGACCCCGATTCGTCGTACCTACATCGTATTGGGCGAAGCCCTGAGCCGGCTTGTCTTCCAGCTTGCCGGCGCGATGGTGATCATCGTGCTGGGTAAATACGCTTTCGGATTTACCCTGATCAACGGCTGGACCACCTTCCTGAC
This genomic stretch from Bacteroidota bacterium harbors:
- the rpiB gene encoding ribose 5-phosphate isomerase B, coding for MNLPPLAIGCDHAGFEYKELIKRALQDEGYTVHDKGTHSLDSVDYPDFVHPVAEAVESGACRQGILICGSANGVAITANKHQGIRAAIAWRNDVAALARQHNDANILCLPARFITIDEAQQFVRTFLATAFEGGRHAQRVGKIPLQHC
- the nadA gene encoding quinolinate synthase NadA produces the protein MTDTLLTAEEIRSVDRKGWLDRKVDPTLDLFAEIARLKKEKNAVLLAHYYQDADIQDVADYIGDSLGLAQQAEKTTASMILFAGVHFMAETAKILNPDKKVVLPDLRAGCSLADSCPPDAFAKFKAEHPGHVVISYINCTAEIKAMSDIICTSSNAIAIVNSVPKDTPIIFAPDKNLGRYIMEKTGRPMVLWNGSCMVHEIFSLEKIVRLKAAHPNAKFIAHPECEEAVLKIADYIGSTTGLLKYTVNSPDQEFIVATETGILHQMMKASPKKTFIPAPPNNACACNDCPHMKLNTLEKVYLCLKYEVPELTMDEDLRKKALLPIQRMLEISRQQGL
- a CDS encoding toxin-antitoxin system YwqK family antitoxin encodes the protein MFKRTLLLLLLPLLSLAQLPKDGLVKYYYPNGNVSSEGTLRNGKPDGYWKSYSESGRIKSEGNRVDFKLDSLWRFYNDSGIVTAEYNYKEGLKNGLQRTYWDNGKLQSEYTDSMSVKNGLLKSYNEDGKLIKVVPYTSGVENGLAREYRADGTLITVTYYRNGYFQKEERINRVDKNGMKQGLYKDFYDTDQLLREGTYKDDKKDGFFKEYSLDGRVVRKEEYRMGELVVKEEEEKDKFEVKRGYYETGAVKIVGTYKKGVPEGVFRKYDEQGNIDSAKVYSGGRLLRQGKMDNQGREQGEWKEFYESGKLRAIGNYVDGKREGPWKFSFENDTLEQTGTFVKGKPNGPWKWYYPNGQLRREETYANGKENGYMTEYSDSGTVIAEGNYVNGLQDGEWKYRNGEYLAEGKFTEGKEDGRWKQTYPNGKLAFEGEYLDGQETGVHKYYWPNGKEREERTYRLGLLDGVWKVFDEGGAPIVTMTFRNGEEIKTEQEELPRGEPGD
- a CDS encoding SET domain-containing protein, which translates into the protein MANKDRYLYIRRSRIPGAGKGLFTKVDIEKGERVTEYKGKLQRWSEVKDEDGYNAYIFKINNRWAVNALPAVKTLGRYANDARGLSRVEGLRNNSEYDTEGKKVYIVATRKIRKGEEVLVDYGAAFWRLIRKIRGS
- a CDS encoding amino acid permease, encoding MSLFIKKPLDHVLAQAADNEKGLKRTLGAANLVALGIGAIIGAGLFVRTAAAAGQAAGPGVTLSFVVAAIGCAFAGLCYAEFASMIPIAGSAYAYSYVTMGEVVAWTIGWALIMEYALGAATVSIAWSEYLNKLLDGAIPYELCHSPFESFTDASGVLHQGLLNAPALIILLVLTLLLIRGTQESALVNTIIVFIKVAIVLAFIAIGWKFINPANYAPYLIPEGTPPVTDAAGKVIADYSGWNKHGWGGVLGGAAIVFFAFIGFDAVSTAAQEAKNPKRDMPIGILGSLVVCTILYILFGHVLTGVANWQDFVDPEKGREASVAYAISAYMPGYHWLATAVTVAILAGFSSVILVMLMGQSRVFFTMSNDGLIPSVFGEVHPRYKTPYKANAILFFFVGAFAAFVPGHVAGDLTSFGTLFAFVLVSLGVWILRVKAPNIERPFRTPVAPVVSLLGALICTAMIIGLDSQTLKVAFGWMAVGLVIYFLYSRKRSKLRQFGDVMPKASDFEQKG
- a CDS encoding PAS domain-containing protein; protein product: MPAPFRLLTIFLESPSFVRDIWLLLISLLLFGATLYIYVRLRSNTFRRIRHLLEERVEVKTRQLVEKNLELEQLSLVASRTDNSVLIAAPDTRIEWVNDAFLRLYAMPKDKVLGMRLHEIAIYRDIDQQVEQTLKQEHSSIFESNVTTHHPRNIWISSTLTPVYDEEARLKKLVMVDTDITSTKQLQQQIEASLKEKDVLLKEIHHRVKNNLQIIISLLNLQSGYIKDESTLKAVQDGQNRVRSMALVHEKFYQADELTEIAFGEYMEKLCQYLYQSYGDKTDRVRVLIDAGDVALDMDTAMPCGLLVNEIVSNSYKYGFPGQRSGEIRIRMFREDKTVTLDITDNGIGLPEGFSVESSESLGMQLIQALTSQLDGELSIGRENGTRFTVKFPYPKG
- a CDS encoding response regulator yields the protein MSALKIMIVEDEIIVAKDIQRILKKLGYEAFDPFANGKKALDAVEKLNPDLILLDINLKSSELDGIQVGEQIHQHYQIPFIYLTAFSDKNTLDRAKLTEPYGYIIKPFEEDDIRTAIEIAYYKYTKDLELQNKGNRFAAALDTLDVAVIITDANEKVIFMNKMAETLTGCLKQEALGKDISVAMKNSGSETKSVFKTLAHTVVGESQKQDGDSAVTISNGAAENKVAVNTFPILTVNNKINGCAFVISGGGSPRREAGTETTTDKNLFNFLENIYANNSFFVKKDSRFVRVNFQDILWIEALDNYVIIKTSSKEQFILHSSMKDIEAKLPPLNFARVHRSYIVQLEKIGALEENACIIDGNRIPIGKSYKENLMSRLNLF
- a CDS encoding ABC transporter ATP-binding protein; this translates as MKQPIIVVDQLVKHYPGVQAVNGISFEVHEGEIFGLLGPNGAGKTTTLEIIETLREKTAGSVRVCGYDVDRDVNEIKQRIGVQLQAAGYYPSLTLIELLRLFSGLYNVTIDPMEMLRRVGLEDKGKAKYKELSGGQKQRFSICTTLINRPQVVFLDEPTTGLDPQARRNLWELIREIRQQGTTVVITTHYMDEAENLCDRVAIVEKGRIIALDTPDRLIDQLVASGFERPREVKKANLEDVFLSLTGHSWRDQ
- a CDS encoding ABC transporter permease, with translation MNAPQQPRYNQLKAMLAISKASLRSISRSPSAVIFSIGFPLVFIVVFGFIRGNSIRLDVGVALTCDTTNVIYRTVAQLPNIRLKSGLPQEQLDDQLIKGRIDAVLNIHPSDTVRVVEVITSLASREKGMFVKSVLTNLIDKGNLAHFRSAGSVFDSLIVARNGEHEPLAELRESEVNGREYKMIDFVLPGQLGFSILSAGVFGTAFVFFSLRQTLVLKRFFATPIRRTYIVLGEALSRLVFQLAGAMVIIVLGKYAFGFTLINGWTTFLTMLLLSAIGLVVFMGFGFVVSGLARNESTIPPIANIITLPQFLLSGTFFPVDAFPGWLQKIANVLPLTWLNDALRKIAFEGAGFGDISTHLLVILAWGIVVYAAAVRVFRWE